A single window of Nicotiana sylvestris chromosome 5, ASM39365v2, whole genome shotgun sequence DNA harbors:
- the LOC138868972 gene encoding uncharacterized protein, giving the protein MARTRANGQDGRPPLPPTKATKGRGRGRGRGRGRGRAAGAASVDPPITPAQDQALAAETPAALAQAPAVPIVISGLQEALAQILTVCTGLAQAVSATTAAATSQAGGGNQTPAARTLDPVVQGLQTPEAPPVHQVAPVQPVTSIQDNMVLVMPDNEQRRLERFSRLAPPTFSGAQGEDAQGFLDKCRCMLRTAGILEASGVSFTTFQFSGAAFTWWEAYERRRPVGSAPLSWQEFSTLFLEKWVPRSQGEEMRRQFEYLRQGDMTVSQYEVRFSELARYAPWMVPTDRERIRRFVDGLNYPIRILMARERILSHTFEDAVDVACDIETDRRLEREEREAKRPRGSASHSGAPSRGQFQHSRGRSYRPHQSARPEYRGPSSGHGHQGFQQGQSSLSALPAQSSSRGPSV; this is encoded by the coding sequence atggcgagaacacgtgctaatggacaggacggacgaccaccatTGCCACCTACTAAGGCCACCaaaggccgtggacgcggtcgtggtcgagGTCGTGGTCGAGGTAGAGCCGCAGGGGCAGCATCTGTAGACCCACCAATTACCCCGGCTCAGGATCAGGCTCTAGCTGCAGAGACTCCAGCAGCACttgctcaggcaccagctgtgcctattgttatttcgggtcttcaggaggcccttgCTCAGATTCtgacagtttgcactggcctggctcaggcagtttcagccaccactgcagcagctacttcacaggcagggggaggcaatcagacccccgctgctcgcacacttgATCCAGTAGTGCAGGGATtacagacaccagaggcaccaccAGTACATCAGGTTGCCCCAGTTCAGCCGGTTACATCGATTCAGGATAATATGGTCCTAGTTATGCCAGAcaatgagcagcgtcgtcttgagagattCAGCAGACTTGcacctcctactttcagtggtgctcagggcgaggatgcccaaggttttcttgacaagtgtagATGTATGCTGAGGACAGCAGGGATCTTGGAGGCTAGCGGTGTAtcctttactacttttcagttctcaGGTGcagctttcacttggtgggaggcatatgagcggCGTAGGCCGGTAGGTTCAGCGCCCTTGTcctggcaggagttctccactctctttctggagaagtgggTACCGCGATCTCAAGGAGAGGAgatgcgcaggcagtttgagtatcTTCGTCAGGGAGATATGACCGTATCTCAGTATGAGGTGAGGTTCTCGGAGCTGGCTCGTTATGCTCCATGGATGGTCCCGACTGATCGggaaaggattaggaggtttgtggatgggCTTAATTATCCCATTCGTATTCTGATGGCTCGAGAAAGGATTCTGAGTCATACTTTTGAGGATGCAGTAGATGTTGCTTGCGACATTGAGACGGATCGTCGTCTAGAGAGAGAGGAgcgggaggctaagaggcctcgtggatcaGCTAGTCACAGTGGCGCTCCGTctaggggccagtttcagcatagTAGAGGTCGTTCTTACAGGCCTCATCAGTCAGCTCGTCCAGAGTACCGCGGGCCATCTTCAGGCCATGGTCATCAGGGatttcagcagggccagtcatcactcagtgcccttccagctcaaagttcTTCACGTGGCCCGTCAGTTTAG